Below is a window of Sulfurimonas sp. DNA.
AACCACGGTATACACGGATGAAAGTTAATTGTCCAACGAATGGGTCAGTCATAATTTTGAATGCTAAAGATGCGAAAGGTCCGTTATCAGTTGATTCAACTGTAACTTCTTTAGTCTCATCATCCATCATAGTTCCCTTGATAGCCGCAACTTCAGTTGGAGCAGGAAGGTAATCTACAACAGCGTCAAGTAGAGTTTGAACACCTTTGTTTTTGAAAGCTGTACCAACAGTCATTGGAACGATGTGCATAGCGATAGTAGCAGCTTTGATAGCAGCTTTGATCTCTTCGTTAGAGATCTCTTCACCCTCTAAGAATTTCTCCATAAGCTCTTCTTGACCATCTACAGAAGCAATCTCTTCGATCATTTTTTCACGGTACTCTTCAGCTTTATCTTGGTAATCAGCACGAATATCTTGTGTATTGTAAGCAGAACCCATAGCAGCATCTTCGTCCCATACGATCTCTTTCATTTGAACTAAATCGATAACACCTTCGAATTTATCTTCAGCACCGATTGGTAATTGTATAGGAACCGGATTACCTTTAAGACGTTCACGAATTTGACGCTCTACTTCATAAAAGTCAGCACCAGTTCTATCGTACTTGTTTACGAAAACGATTGAAGGTACACCGTAACGGTTACGTTGTCTCCATACAGTTTCTGATTGAGGCTGAACACCACCAACTGCACAGAATACTGAAACAGCACCGTCAAGTACACGCATAGAACGCTCAACTTCAATAGTGAAGTCAACGTGACCCGGAGTATCGATAATGTTGATCTGTTTTCCATCCCATGTACAAGTTGTTGCAGCAGAAGTAATTGTAATACCACGTTCTTGCTCTTGCTCCATCCAGTCCATAGTAGCAGCACCATCATGAACCTCACCGATTTTATGCTCAACACCAGTATAGAAAAGAATTCTTTCTGTAGTTGTTGTTTTACCCGCATCAATGTGAGCAGCAATACCGATATTTCTTACGTCTTCTAGTTTGTGACTTCTTGCCATATTAGTTTCCTATTACCATCTATAGTGAGCAAATGCTTTATTAGCTTCTGCCATTTTGTAAGTATCTTCTTTCTTCTTGAATGCACTACCTTTATCAGTTGCTGCATCCATAAACTCATTAGCTAATCTCTCAGCCATTGTTCTTTCATTTCTTTTACGAGCAGCATCAACTAACCAACGGATAGCTAAAGACTGCTGACGTACCGGGCGTACTTCTACTGGAACTTGATAAGTAGCACCACCAACACGGCGACTTTTAACCTCTATAATAGGTTTAATGTTCTCAATAGCATCATTGAATGTATCAATTCCACTTTTCTCTCCACGAGAACCGATGATATCTAAAGCTGAATAAATAATTTTTTCAGCAGTTGATTTTTTACCATCTAACATAATTTTGTTAATAAATTTCGTTAAAACTTTGCTTCCATAAACTGGATCAGGCATAATTTCACGAACGGGAGCTTTTCTTCTTCTCATTTTTAATTTTCCTTATCTTCAATTTTTTCAAATTTACTCAAGATATTTTCATACCCTGTAGTTAGCTTGAACTAATTAGTTAAACCCTGATTATTTAGGTTTTTTAGCACCGTATTTAGAACGAGCAACTTTTCTATCGTTAACACCAGCAGTATCTAGTGCACCACGAACGATGTGATACTTAACACCAGGTAAATCTTTAACACGACCACCACGTACTAGTACGATTGAGTGTTCTTGAAGGTTGTGACCTTCACCACCGATATATGAAATAACTTCAAATCCAGAAGTTAAACGAACTTTCGCAACTTTTCTTAAAGCTGAGTTTGGTTTTTTAGGTGTAGTCGTATAAACACGAGTACATACACCACGACGTTGAGGGCAAGATAATAGCGCTGCAGATTTTGATTTCTTTACAACTTTCTTACGCTCTTTACGAATCAATTGATTGATTGTAGGCATTGTTTTCCTTTACTTAATTTTTCCAGTAGAATGTAACTCACTAGAGTCTAGGGAGTTATAAACGCGCAATAATACTAAAATTGTAATTAAATATAGCTTATTTTAAGAATTAGTTTTATCTAGAGCTAAGGTTATGGGAAATTTAACTGATTAAAGAGAATATTATAAAAAATACTGAAGCCAATGCTCCAGATATAAGTGCATATGGAAGTTGAGTTTTAACGTGAGAGATCACATCACACTCAGAAGCAAGAGAAGATATTATAGTAGTATCAGATATAGGAGAACAATGATCTCCAAATACACCGCCTGATATTACAGCACCGATTGCTAAAGCTATATTAGCATCCACGCCGATTGCCATCGGCACAGCTATTGGAATCATTATAGAAAAAGTACCCCAGCTAGTTCCCGTTGAAAAAGCTATAATAGAACTAAGTACAAATATAACAACTGCTAAATATACTGGATTTAAGCTTTCACTGGCAAGAGAAGCTAAATAGATTCCAGTTTTAAGTTCACTACTTACATCTCCAAGTCCAAATGCAAAGAGCAGTATTAAAGCTATAGGAAAAAGTTTCTTAGCACCGATTAGCGAATATTTTTGTATATTTTTAAAACTCATATTTTTAGTAAAAAAATAGTATATATTTATAAATATTAATGTTGTAAGCATTGTATAAAAAATAGAACTTGAACCACTGCCTTGAAGTATGCTTCCGTTTCCTGTTATATATAAAAATATAAACACCAACACTACCATCAGTATTATAGGAAGTAACATATACCACATACTATTATGTGAAAAGATGTCTTTATTATCAAATTTTTTATAACCTGCATCTTTCATAGGTCCAATATCTATACCGTACCAAATAGAAACAAATGTAACTAGTAGTGCGAAAATTGCATAAAAATTATATACCACAGACTCAATGAGCAATTCTATGGGGCTGATATTTAACGAATTTACTTCTATTTGCGTTAATACTAACCCTAAAAGCAAAGCACCCCAACCGTTTAAAACAATCAAAGAACTTATAGGTGCAGATGTCGAGTCACAAACATATGCAAGTTTTTCTCTAGATATATGATGTTTGTCACAAAGAGGTTTTCCAACTGCACCGCTTATAAGTGCCGTTATTGAAGATTCTATAAAAATTATTACACCTATAATATAACTAAGCATCAAAGCTGAACGTTTTGAGCTTACAATCTCTTTTTTGTTCTCTAAATAATCTACAAATCCACCTATTCCTCCACTTCTTTCAATAAGTTCCATAATTGAACCTACCAATATGGCAAAAGCTAAAGTTTTTAATATCCATGGAGTTGTCAAAAGTTTGTAAAAAAGTTCATATACATTATTTAATGTATTTAAAATAGAGTAATCGGCTAAAAAGAAAATGCCTAATAAAATACCACTAAATAGGGATAAGTTTACATTTCTTGTAAAAAGTGCAAGAGCAATGGCAAAAATTGACGGGATGATAGAGAGAAAAGTAGGTTCTATGATTAAAACTCTATCTCTAAAAGTGCTAGACCTAAACGTCCAAATTTTTCTTTATATAACTCGCACTCTTTTTGTTTAACTTCTTTAAATCCAAGCTTTTTATAGAGTAGTATGATCTCTAATGAACCAATTTCTACTATTGTCTGAGCAATTCTATAACCTTTAAGTCTTGCAGTTAATAAGCTTTTTTGCATAAGAGCCTTTAGGATTCCTACATCAACGAAACCTTCCAACTCTTCCATAAAATCAAAGACTAATGTACGGTTATTTTGTTCAAAATCACAAACTTCTAAAATCTCTTCATATTCACTTATATCTCCATCAAAGCCTATCTCTTCAAGAGATTTTTTAAATGCTGCGTGTGTAGATATACGTGGTTCATAGCTGCAAAGCGTACCTACTTGTTTTGAATCTATGTTTGCTATTAGGAAATTACTGAAATGGCAATGATTCTTAGTTTCTGTTACTATGAGCTTTTCCAAATACGATAATAAATCTTCATCAGTTTTTGTGTTAAAAACCAAGTCATATATACCATACTTCTTCTCAGCTCTTGAACTTTGAAGAATCATCTTTGCTAAAAATCCAGCATCATTTTCAGATGCCTTGGAAATACTTATACCCATAATATTTTTCCGTAATTAATCTTTTTCGTACTTTAGTAATAGTAACATATCTTATGCTAAAAAGTTTCTTAATTATAATAAATTTTCATATATTTGCTTTTGCCTCTCAAATTGTACTTGTAGTAGCAGATAATACTAATACAAATAAGGCTAAATTACAGTGCTTTGAAGATAACAAAAAAGTCGGTAAAACTATAGATGTAAACATTGGTAAAAATGGTTTGGGTTTAGGTGTATCCAAATTAACTCCAAACTTTGATATTAAAATTTATAAAAGAGAAGGTGATAAAAAAGCACCCCTTGGTATTTTTAAATTAACTAGAGTATTTGGTTATGAAAAAAATATAAAGACTAATATGCCATATATTCAAGCTTCAAAAGATCTAATCTGTGTGGATGATTCAGACTCAAAAGATTATAATCGTATTATAAAGATGCCGAGTATAAAACCAAAAAGTTTTGAGATAATGAGGCGTGATGATGATCAATATAAACTAGGGATCGTTGTTGATCATAATAAAAAGCAGATCAAACAAGCTGGTTCTTGCATCTTTTTACATGTTCAAAAAACACAAGATTCTCCAACTGCAGGATGTACATCTATGAAATATGAAGATTTAAAAAAGATTGTAGAGTGGTTAGATCCTAAAAAGGATCCAATGTTAATTCAAGTGGATGAAAAAAATCTAGATAATATCAAAAAACTATACCCAGAGTTACCTCTGGATTAGTTTTCTTCATCTTCCTTAAACATTCTATCTTTAGCTTCGATACCCATAAGTGAAAGTCCAGTTTTAATTGATAAAGCTACAACCATTAAAACTTTAAGCAGATTTGCTTCATCCGCGCGGCCGATTATACGTACATCGTAATAATATTTATGAAGTGATGCAGCTAAAGACTGTAGATAATCAGGTAACTTTTGAACTTGACGTGAACTAAATGCATCTTCAATAACTTCAGGCAGTAATAGTGCATCAAAAAGTAAAGTATCAGCTTGCTCATCAAGCCCTTTTAGTGAAGCTTTAAGTATCTCTTCTTCACTAAAATTACTTTTTGAAATAATAGTCTTAATACGAGCATGAGCGTACTGAATATAAAATATAGGGTTTGAGCTGTCTTGCTTTTTAAGAGATTCAACATCAAACTCTAAAGCAGTGTCACTTTTCTTAGAAGCAAATATAAATCTAAGTGCATCAGGTCCTATCTCATCTACTATATCACTCATAAGTATAACGTTACCTGCACGCTTACTCATTTTGTATGGCTCACCATCTTTTAAAAGACTAACCATTTGAGAAAGTAAAACTTCTAACTTACTTGAATCATAACCTAAATACTCAACTGCTGCATTTACACGAGGAATATAACCATGGTGGTCAGCTCCCCAGATATTTATATAGTGATCATATCCGCGCTCAAACTTTTGATTGTGATAGACAATATCTCCAGCAAGATAAGTCGGGCGATTATCTTCACGAACTACAACTCTGTCGTTATCATCACCTTTAGCTTCAGATGCTAACCAAATTTTTCCATCTTTTTCATAGATAGCATTTTTGTCATTCTCTGCCATCTTAGCCATTACCCTGTCCCAATCATCATATAAAGATGACTCGTTTACAAAAGTATCAAAGAAAATATTTGTATCGGCTAGAGATTTTTTAATAATCTCCATAACACCATCTTTTGCCCATAATGCAAGCTCTTTCTGACGTGATTCATCAGTCAAAATATCCTCACCGAATTTTTCAACTGCACCTTTAGTCAGTGCATCTAAATACTCACCACGGTAATAGCTCTCAGGATACTCAACTTCTTTTTTTAAAATGTTTTCTTGTCCATAAAGTTGAATAGATAATCCAAGAAGGTCTATCTGATTACCTGCATCATTTACATAATATTCAGCTGTTATATCATACCCAAGATGTTTTGCTAGACGATAAAGAGTATCCCCATAAACTGCACCACGAGAGTGACCTATATGAAGTGGACCTGTCGGATTTGCACTAACAAACTCTAAAAGAATTTTCTCTTTCTTTGCATCCTTACCAAACTCTGAAGGATTATCTAAAGCCCATGAACCATATTCATCTAAAAAGTTTTCACTCAAACGAAAGTTTAAATAACCTTTTACAGATTCTACTTTAGAAAACACTTCAACACTTTCATCAAAAGATGATGCAAGTTCTTCTGCAATAACCATTGGAGATTTTCTTAACTCTTTAGCAAGTGAAAAAGCGATTGGAGTAGCAAAGTGACCGAAAGATCTGTCACGAGGTTTTTCTAGAACTACTTCGCGACCAAGTTTGTCACGAAGATAGGATTGTACACGTTGTTTCAAGGCTTACGCTTGTGTAGTAGTGTTTTTTGGAGTTTCTGTTGAAGCTACTTCTTCTGAATCTTCAACTTTTTTAGGCTCATCAGCAGCAACTTCTTTAGAATCGTCATTCATCTCTTCTTTAAAGTTTTTTATACCCTTACCAAGCCCTTTAGCTAGTTCTGGTATCTTTTTAGCACCAAATAATAATACTACGATAACTAATATAATTAATAACTCTTGTCCACCAGGCATTCCCATAATTGTTTCCTTATTTTAATTTAAAGTTCGTGAGTATAACTTTTTTTTGCTGTAAATACTCTTATCATATAATTTTTTTATATATCTTCCCAATTTTGCACAAATTCATTCACTCTATCTGTCGGTATTTTTATTCTCGCAGTTTTTGCTATTTGTCTTAAAACATCTGCTGCTATATCAAGATCATCATTAACAATTAAATAGTCATACTCACTCATTCTTTGTATTTCACGCTTAGCCATATTTATACGTTTATCTATAATATCTTGTGAATCAGTAGCTCTGCTTTCGAGTCTTCTTTTAAGCTCTGAAAGTGTAGGAGGTGTGATAAATACAGATGTTGTAATATCTCCAAGACGGTTGTTTACAGCTGTATTACCCTGAACATCTATATCAAAAATTACCAACTTCCCTTCAGAAAGTGCTTCTTTAACAGGTTTAATCGAAGTACCGTAATAATTTCCATGAACAACTGCATGCTCTAAAAACAATTCTTCTTCTATATCTTTTTTAAACTCTTCTTCACTAACGAAATAATAATGTACACCATCTTCTTCACCGTCTCTAGGTGCACGAGTAGTTGTAGATATAGAAAAATAACACTCACCAATATCATTTATAATCTTATTTAGCAAAGAGCTTTTTCCTGCACCGCTAGGACCTGATAGTACTAAGACTACACCGTTATTTTCATACATTATTTATTATCCAACTCTATATTAATATTAATTTTCATTCCTTTCATTGATGCTGCAACATCTTCATTTGTTAAAGCTTTTAGAAGCTTTTTAAGAGCTTCTACACCATCACTATTAGCTTCTATTTGCGTATCAGTAGGAATCTCTTGTGTTTCCTCTTTTAAATCTTCAACTTCATCACTTCCTTCCAGAACTGACTCTTCTTCTAAATCTGATTCATCTTCACTTAATTCACCTACTGCCATTCTTAAACTATCTGTAGTAAGTGATGAGAAATCATCC
It encodes the following:
- a CDS encoding L,D-transpeptidase translates to MLKSFLIIINFHIFAFASQIVLVVADNTNTNKAKLQCFEDNKKVGKTIDVNIGKNGLGLGVSKLTPNFDIKIYKREGDKKAPLGIFKLTRVFGYEKNIKTNMPYIQASKDLICVDDSDSKDYNRIIKMPSIKPKSFEIMRRDDDQYKLGIVVDHNKKQIKQAGSCIFLHVQKTQDSPTAGCTSMKYEDLKKIVEWLDPKKDPMLIQVDEKNLDNIKKLYPELPLD
- a CDS encoding acyl-CoA acyltransferase, with the protein product MGISISKASENDAGFLAKMILQSSRAEKKYGIYDLVFNTKTDEDLLSYLEKLIVTETKNHCHFSNFLIANIDSKQVGTLCSYEPRISTHAAFKKSLEEIGFDGDISEYEEILEVCDFEQNNRTLVFDFMEELEGFVDVGILKALMQKSLLTARLKGYRIAQTIVEIGSLEIILLYKKLGFKEVKQKECELYKEKFGRLGLALLEIEF
- a CDS encoding Na+/H+ antiporter NhaC family protein; the encoded protein is MELIERSGGIGGFVDYLENKKEIVSSKRSALMLSYIIGVIIFIESSITALISGAVGKPLCDKHHISREKLAYVCDSTSAPISSLIVLNGWGALLLGLVLTQIEVNSLNISPIELLIESVVYNFYAIFALLVTFVSIWYGIDIGPMKDAGYKKFDNKDIFSHNSMWYMLLPIILMVVLVFIFLYITGNGSILQGSGSSSIFYTMLTTLIFINIYYFFTKNMSFKNIQKYSLIGAKKLFPIALILLFAFGLGDVSSELKTGIYLASLASESLNPVYLAVVIFVLSSIIAFSTGTSWGTFSIMIPIAVPMAIGVDANIALAIGAVISGGVFGDHCSPISDTTIISSLASECDVISHVKTQLPYALISGALASVFFIIFSLIS
- the gmk gene encoding guanylate kinase, translated to MYENNGVVLVLSGPSGAGKSSLLNKIINDIGECYFSISTTTRAPRDGEEDGVHYYFVSEEEFKKDIEEELFLEHAVVHGNYYGTSIKPVKEALSEGKLVIFDIDVQGNTAVNNRLGDITTSVFITPPTLSELKRRLESRATDSQDIIDKRINMAKREIQRMSEYDYLIVNDDLDIAADVLRQIAKTARIKIPTDRVNEFVQNWEDI
- the rpsL gene encoding 30S ribosomal protein S12, which gives rise to MPTINQLIRKERKKVVKKSKSAALLSCPQRRGVCTRVYTTTPKKPNSALRKVAKVRLTSGFEVISYIGGEGHNLQEHSIVLVRGGRVKDLPGVKYHIVRGALDTAGVNDRKVARSKYGAKKPK
- the argS gene encoding arginine--tRNA ligase, with translation MKQRVQSYLRDKLGREVVLEKPRDRSFGHFATPIAFSLAKELRKSPMVIAEELASSFDESVEVFSKVESVKGYLNFRLSENFLDEYGSWALDNPSEFGKDAKKEKILLEFVSANPTGPLHIGHSRGAVYGDTLYRLAKHLGYDITAEYYVNDAGNQIDLLGLSIQLYGQENILKKEVEYPESYYRGEYLDALTKGAVEKFGEDILTDESRQKELALWAKDGVMEIIKKSLADTNIFFDTFVNESSLYDDWDRVMAKMAENDKNAIYEKDGKIWLASEAKGDDNDRVVVREDNRPTYLAGDIVYHNQKFERGYDHYINIWGADHHGYIPRVNAAVEYLGYDSSKLEVLLSQMVSLLKDGEPYKMSKRAGNVILMSDIVDEIGPDALRFIFASKKSDTALEFDVESLKKQDSSNPIFYIQYAHARIKTIISKSNFSEEEILKASLKGLDEQADTLLFDALLLPEVIEDAFSSRQVQKLPDYLQSLAASLHKYYYDVRIIGRADEANLLKVLMVVALSIKTGLSLMGIEAKDRMFKEDEEN
- a CDS encoding twin-arginine translocase TatA/TatE family subunit, which translates into the protein MGMPGGQELLIILVIVVLLFGAKKIPELAKGLGKGIKNFKEEMNDDSKEVAADEPKKVEDSEEVASTETPKNTTTQA
- the rpsG gene encoding 30S ribosomal protein S7, yielding MRRRKAPVREIMPDPVYGSKVLTKFINKIMLDGKKSTAEKIIYSALDIIGSRGEKSGIDTFNDAIENIKPIIEVKSRRVGGATYQVPVEVRPVRQQSLAIRWLVDAARKRNERTMAERLANEFMDAATDKGSAFKKKEDTYKMAEANKAFAHYRW